Proteins from a genomic interval of Williamwhitmania taraxaci:
- a CDS encoding HlyD family secretion protein, which produces MKHILTINFLSIAFLLASCGNGNNKSDGYGTFESTETTVSSEVQGKILYFPVEEGQLLKKGELAALVDSTQTYLRVLQVEAQVESINSKKQTIAAQGQVLDQQLENINKEVRRAEGLFKLNAATQKQVDDVTGQAKVIQMQKHALNVQLAEISIEAKALGMQVMMLKDQLAKCRIVNPVTGTILVKYAEVGEIIAPGKGIYKIADLSEINLKVYISGKQLSDIHLGDSVTVITDIATGLHEQLGIISWVSPEAEFTPKIVQTREERVKLVYAVKIRVKNDGSLKIGMPGEMKLKLNR; this is translated from the coding sequence ATGAAACACATACTCACTATCAACTTTCTTTCCATCGCTTTTCTACTTGCTTCGTGCGGAAATGGAAACAATAAATCAGATGGTTACGGTACATTCGAATCCACTGAAACGACCGTATCCTCCGAAGTTCAAGGCAAAATCCTCTATTTTCCAGTAGAGGAAGGACAGCTACTTAAAAAAGGAGAATTGGCTGCACTAGTAGATTCTACTCAAACATATCTCCGAGTGTTACAAGTCGAAGCACAGGTGGAATCGATAAATTCGAAGAAGCAAACCATTGCTGCCCAAGGCCAGGTTTTAGATCAACAGTTGGAGAACATCAACAAAGAGGTTCGGCGTGCCGAAGGCCTCTTTAAACTGAATGCTGCAACTCAGAAACAGGTGGATGATGTTACCGGTCAGGCGAAAGTTATTCAGATGCAAAAACATGCACTTAACGTTCAATTGGCTGAAATTTCTATCGAGGCAAAGGCACTTGGAATGCAGGTAATGATGCTTAAAGATCAACTTGCTAAGTGTAGAATTGTAAACCCGGTAACTGGTACTATACTAGTTAAGTATGCCGAGGTAGGAGAGATTATTGCTCCAGGAAAAGGCATCTATAAAATTGCCGATCTGTCGGAAATCAACCTTAAAGTTTACATTTCAGGCAAGCAACTCAGCGATATTCATCTGGGCGATTCGGTAACGGTAATCACCGATATCGCTACAGGGTTACATGAGCAACTGGGCATTATTAGCTGGGTTTCTCCAGAGGCCGAGTTTACCCCAAAAATAGTTCAAACAAGGGAAGAGCGCGTGAAGCTTGTTTACGCGGTCAAAATACGCGTTAAGAATGATGGTAGTCTGAAAATTGGCATGCCCGGCGAAATGAAGCTAAAGCTCAATAGATAG
- a CDS encoding TetR/AcrR family transcriptional regulator — MVNKKEISSETEQKVLDAARIVFISKGMDGARMQEIADTAGINKALLHYYFRSKENLFERVFTEAVGKALPSIGSFMVSDKPFWEKVDFFIDNYLTLIMENPFIPNFIVQEINRDPQNLIRLMQQNNIDFTKIIAVINQDIIKANLRPISAEHFVMNLIGLCVFPFVAAPMLTLILCNGDTERFNSILLERKTVVFDFVKYSLEKNNL, encoded by the coding sequence ATGGTTAATAAGAAAGAAATAAGTAGCGAAACGGAGCAAAAAGTGCTGGATGCTGCACGAATTGTTTTTATAAGCAAGGGGATGGATGGCGCACGGATGCAAGAAATTGCCGATACAGCCGGAATAAACAAGGCCCTTTTGCATTACTATTTTAGAAGCAAAGAAAATCTCTTCGAAAGAGTGTTTACCGAAGCCGTTGGAAAAGCGTTGCCTTCCATTGGTTCGTTTATGGTTTCCGATAAGCCTTTTTGGGAAAAGGTTGATTTCTTTATAGATAACTACCTTACGCTTATTATGGAAAATCCATTTATACCAAACTTTATTGTTCAAGAGATCAACCGTGATCCTCAAAATCTAATTCGTTTGATGCAGCAGAACAATATCGACTTTACGAAAATCATTGCAGTGATTAATCAGGATATCATAAAAGCCAATCTCCGGCCAATATCAGCAGAACACTTTGTTATGAATCTAATTGGCTTATGCGTTTTCCCATTTGTGGCGGCTCCAATGCTTACGCTTATACTTTGCAATGGAGACACGGAACGCTTTAATTCAATACTGCTTGAAAGAAAAACAGTTGTTTTTGATTTTGTAAAGTATTCTTTAGAGAAAAATAACCTCTAA
- a CDS encoding LON peptidase substrate-binding domain-containing protein: protein MVSKSKQLALFPLPSFVFPQEELPLRIFETRYKELINDVKDTGMTFGIPFISADGLTQLGTEVRLEKVLAENNKGEMVIMIKGIRIFEVLSFSNRLPGKLYGGGQVIDWEVDHETNNPDIMVLVKQLGLNFNGIYGSLSTMEKVDIYDIANKIYLSPEEKFHLVSIDGIGRKESFLYKMLQFQALIKNQEEKLRSNFSLN, encoded by the coding sequence ATGGTTTCAAAGAGTAAGCAATTAGCACTTTTTCCTTTGCCTTCGTTTGTTTTTCCACAGGAAGAACTTCCATTGCGAATTTTTGAGACTCGTTATAAGGAGTTGATTAATGATGTAAAAGATACTGGGATGACATTTGGAATACCCTTTATCTCTGCCGATGGATTAACGCAATTAGGGACTGAAGTTAGGCTTGAAAAGGTATTGGCCGAAAACAATAAAGGGGAAATGGTGATAATGATTAAGGGTATCCGCATTTTTGAAGTTCTTTCTTTCTCGAATAGACTACCTGGAAAATTATATGGTGGCGGTCAAGTGATTGATTGGGAGGTTGATCATGAAACAAACAACCCGGATATAATGGTGTTGGTTAAACAGTTGGGCCTAAATTTCAATGGAATCTATGGTTCGCTTTCTACAATGGAAAAGGTGGATATATATGATATTGCCAATAAGATATACCTATCTCCTGAAGAAAAATTTCACCTTGTGAGCATAGATGGTATTGGTAGAAAAGAATCTTTTCTATATAAAATGCTTCAATTCCAAGCATTAATAAAGAATCAAGAAGAGAAACTCCGTAGTAATTTTAGTTTAAACTAA
- a CDS encoding TolC family protein, translating into MKKVLICLFMVTSIMANVSGQDLWFFIQKSQVNFPMARNRTTIDSIVLLKVKNSQNTWFPQLNVIGQSTYQSEVTKLDLPAQFQGLATPVDKDQHKVFLEVTQMLYDGGLAQNQKLVELASGQVQLAQHATSMHELKSRVVGAYYAILLAEVNMQQLDALTKTLEKRLLDIESGIEYGTILKSSLSSIKAELLNVEQQKIEVTQAREYALQILSILSGLTIDSSWEFSSPDSIPTFNGQMPEILAIEAESNRQHSLIGMSSVRRRPQLALFGQAGYGKPGLNMMGNSWDTYYLAGVKLTWNLWDWNKTANEKRILGLNQQQLTAQRETTIKNMAVRTAEQDGAIAKLEQIILRDKEIHRLREEITAATLASVKEGALREVDYISDLNTEFQARIEIEKHQLLLNQSKILKLLISGY; encoded by the coding sequence ATGAAGAAGGTTCTAATATGTCTCTTTATGGTTACCAGCATCATGGCTAATGTATCTGGGCAAGACCTTTGGTTTTTCATTCAAAAATCCCAAGTTAACTTTCCAATGGCAAGGAACCGAACTACAATTGATTCCATCGTCTTGCTAAAGGTAAAAAACAGCCAAAATACATGGTTTCCTCAGTTAAACGTTATTGGTCAATCTACCTATCAGTCCGAAGTAACTAAACTCGATCTTCCGGCACAATTTCAAGGACTAGCAACACCTGTTGATAAAGATCAGCATAAAGTATTTCTGGAGGTAACCCAGATGCTCTACGATGGAGGATTGGCCCAAAACCAGAAACTGGTTGAGTTAGCCTCAGGACAGGTTCAGCTTGCACAACACGCTACCTCCATGCACGAGTTAAAATCACGGGTTGTTGGTGCCTATTATGCCATACTGTTGGCGGAGGTTAACATGCAGCAACTCGACGCACTAACCAAAACTCTGGAAAAACGGTTATTAGATATCGAATCTGGAATAGAATATGGAACAATATTAAAATCTTCATTATCATCGATTAAGGCAGAATTGCTTAATGTTGAACAACAAAAAATCGAAGTCACTCAAGCACGAGAATATGCACTCCAAATACTATCGATTCTCTCGGGTTTGACCATTGATAGTTCGTGGGAATTTTCATCACCCGACTCAATTCCAACCTTTAACGGTCAAATGCCTGAAATACTTGCTATTGAAGCAGAAAGCAATCGACAACACTCACTGATCGGAATGAGCAGCGTAAGACGACGACCACAACTCGCACTTTTCGGACAAGCAGGCTATGGAAAACCGGGATTAAACATGATGGGAAACTCTTGGGATACATACTACCTAGCAGGAGTAAAACTCACTTGGAACCTTTGGGATTGGAACAAAACAGCAAACGAGAAAAGGATTTTAGGGCTAAACCAGCAGCAGTTGACTGCACAGCGAGAAACAACCATTAAAAACATGGCTGTTAGAACTGCCGAACAGGATGGAGCAATTGCGAAGCTGGAGCAGATTATTTTGCGTGATAAGGAAATCCATCGATTAAGAGAAGAAATTACAGCCGCTACGCTCGCCTCTGTCAAGGAAGGTGCCTTGAGAGAGGTTGATTATATCTCCGATTTAAATACTGAGTTTCAAGCGCGAATCGAGATCGAAAAACACCAACTACTGCTAAATCAATCTAAAATCTTAAAACTTTTAATATCTGGATATTAA
- a CDS encoding head GIN domain-containing protein — protein sequence MKRFILSAVFAISCAIYPASSVIAQVNYTRNLSDFDRVEVYGEVYCEISFANKQSARVEGIGITSDDLEIKVEGQTLRIKLKPRIYNHVEVKVFLTYQKIREIKTAGAAVLVCADTIAGDKLAVDALTSSTIRLQVNLSNLELKAGQGATIFAKGSAATLEAASGSKSIISAYGLEVEKAFASSTFGGMLKLHPTEYLEAKASVGGTIYYLKSPKQIKVSENLGGKVEEVSFDDETNAPDSLQ from the coding sequence ATGAAAAGGTTCATTTTATCAGCAGTTTTCGCCATTAGTTGCGCCATTTATCCTGCATCAAGTGTTATTGCCCAAGTTAACTATACTCGAAATTTAAGCGATTTCGACAGGGTAGAAGTTTATGGAGAAGTCTATTGTGAAATTTCATTTGCCAATAAACAATCGGCTCGAGTGGAGGGTATCGGAATCACATCCGACGATCTTGAAATCAAGGTTGAAGGACAAACTCTTCGAATTAAATTAAAACCTCGAATCTACAACCATGTTGAGGTTAAGGTATTTCTAACTTACCAGAAGATTCGGGAGATTAAAACCGCAGGTGCTGCTGTACTTGTTTGCGCAGATACAATTGCCGGGGACAAGTTAGCCGTGGATGCATTGACCTCATCAACAATACGACTTCAGGTAAATCTTTCGAACCTTGAGCTAAAGGCAGGCCAAGGAGCCACAATTTTTGCAAAAGGTAGCGCAGCAACACTGGAAGCCGCTTCTGGATCAAAAAGTATTATCTCTGCATACGGGCTTGAAGTGGAGAAGGCATTTGCTTCCTCTACGTTTGGCGGCATGTTGAAACTCCATCCAACCGAATATCTTGAAGCAAAAGCCAGCGTTGGTGGAACCATTTATTACCTTAAATCGCCCAAGCAGATTAAGGTATCCGAAAACCTAGGTGGTAAGGTGGAGGAGGTTTCATTTGACGATGAAACAAACGCGCCAGACTCTTTGCAATAA
- a CDS encoding serine hydrolase domain-containing protein: protein MSRILKTILLLTIFFSLELSSPVKLSSGNSKPPAKDCLLGITPRLCNSDFYNEDYSSIDQKVEKFKKYWGLKGVSLAIAKDGKLIYAKGYGYSNEENREVVEPYSRFRVASISKLVTAAAIMKLVEEQKLSLNDKVFGSNGILNNPYYGIAQDQRIYNITVRDLLHHAGGWRAHYGDQLFMSDYIAKSLNVPKPLKIDDIIRFVYTKSLHFTPGTKSSYSNFGYALLGLIIEKLTNEPYEDYVRATILKPLGITSMTIGRSTRDSMLTDEVAYYEVPEARKITPYYAQTGLVSKSNGGNDIRLLGAAGGWVSSSVDLIKLALSLDGENTVPDLLSKNTIDTMVIRPKGFLPIGWIRATEEGRFVRTGNFAGTSTILVKEPNGICWVFLTNTSPWCGSKFQGKINVFMHGVLNSIPTLAHPDNTSGKPEEEIEEEEVSLN from the coding sequence ATGAGCCGCATCTTAAAGACCATTCTTCTCCTAACCATATTTTTTTCCTTGGAGCTTTCCTCTCCGGTTAAATTGAGTTCTGGAAATTCAAAACCTCCGGCAAAAGATTGCTTATTAGGTATTACCCCACGTCTTTGTAACAGCGATTTTTACAACGAGGATTATAGCAGTATCGACCAAAAAGTCGAGAAATTCAAGAAATATTGGGGATTAAAAGGCGTATCTCTAGCAATTGCAAAGGATGGTAAACTAATCTACGCAAAGGGTTACGGTTATTCCAACGAAGAAAATCGGGAAGTAGTCGAACCATATAGTCGATTCAGAGTAGCGAGCATTTCCAAACTGGTTACTGCAGCGGCAATAATGAAGCTGGTAGAAGAACAAAAGTTATCCCTTAATGATAAAGTTTTTGGTAGTAATGGGATTTTAAACAACCCATACTATGGAATTGCACAGGACCAGCGGATTTACAATATCACGGTTAGGGATTTGCTCCACCATGCAGGTGGTTGGAGGGCCCACTATGGAGACCAGCTGTTCATGTCCGATTATATTGCAAAGTCATTGAACGTTCCAAAGCCGTTAAAAATTGATGATATCATTCGGTTCGTCTATACAAAAAGCCTTCACTTTACACCAGGGACCAAAAGCTCATACTCAAATTTTGGCTATGCTTTACTCGGCCTAATTATTGAGAAATTAACGAATGAACCCTACGAAGATTATGTCAGAGCAACCATTCTAAAGCCATTAGGAATAACAAGCATGACCATAGGCCGATCGACAAGAGATAGTATGCTTACTGACGAAGTGGCTTATTATGAGGTGCCTGAAGCAAGAAAGATAACCCCTTACTATGCACAGACCGGACTAGTAAGCAAGAGCAACGGAGGTAATGACATTCGATTGCTAGGTGCTGCCGGAGGTTGGGTTAGTAGTTCCGTTGATTTAATCAAGCTGGCCCTTTCGTTGGATGGTGAAAATACCGTTCCCGATTTATTGTCAAAAAACACTATTGATACGATGGTTATTAGACCAAAAGGATTCTTACCTATTGGCTGGATTAGAGCAACTGAAGAGGGGCGATTTGTTCGAACTGGCAACTTTGCAGGAACATCCACCATTCTAGTGAAGGAACCCAACGGTATTTGCTGGGTATTCCTCACCAATACAAGTCCGTGGTGTGGTTCTAAATTCCAAGGGAAGATAAACGTATTTATGCATGGGGTTCTAAATTCCATTCCCACTCTTGCACACCCAGATAATACTTCAGGTAAACCTGAAGAGGAGATTGAGGAAGAGGAGGTTAGTTTAAACTAA